A single window of Nicotiana sylvestris chromosome 5, ASM39365v2, whole genome shotgun sequence DNA harbors:
- the LOC104216127 gene encoding putative glycine-rich cell wall structural protein 1, translated as MGYSKIIGAALLILLFVDLAFAARFYGARGGGGGGGGGGGGGGGGSALGAGSGYGSGYGSGEGSGYGEADGVFGSGGGGGGGGGGGGGGGGGANSGRGSGSGYGSGYGSGGGIGRGGGGGGGGGQGGGGGGGSSSGNGSGYGSGSGSGSGYGSGGGRGGGGGGGGGGGGGGGGGSSGNGSGYGSGSGYGSGSGGDEP; from the coding sequence ATGGGGTATTCCAAAATTATAGGAGCAGCATTATTGATATTGCTCTTTGTTGATCTTGCTTTTGCTGCAAGATTTTATGGCGCAAGAGGAGGCGGTGGAGGTGGCGGAGGGGGAGGGGGCGGTGGTGGTGGAGGGTCAGCCTTGGGTGCAGGTTCAGGTTATGGTTCAGGATATGGCTCTGGGGAAGGCTCTGGGTATGGTGAAGCTGATGGAGTGTTTGGAAGTGGCGGAGGTggtggaggtggcggaggaggcgGTGGTGGTGGTGGCGGTGGAGCAAACTCGGGAAGGGGTAGTGGCTCTGGATATGGCTCAGGGTATGGATCGGGTGGAGGAATAGGAAGGGGTGGTGGAGGCGGAGGCGGAGGTGGCCAAGGCGGTGGCGGTGGTGGTGGCAGTAGCTCAGGAAATGGTTCAGGATATGGTTCAGGTAGTGGTAGTGGTTCCGGTTATGGAAGCGGTGgtggaagaggaggaggaggtggtggcGGCGGCGGCGGCggtggaggaggaggtggtggcAGCAGTGGCAATGGTTCAGGCTATGGTAGTGGCTCTGGCTATGGATCAGGATCTGGAGGCGATGAACCTTGA
- the LOC104216121 gene encoding NAC domain-containing protein 78-like, which produces MESRRSKNLLAPGFRFHPTDEELVRYYLRRKIIGKPLRFDAISEIDIYKVEPWDLPGMSRLKTRDLEWYFFSMLDKKHGNGAKTNRATKRGYWKTTGKDRAVHHKSKVVGMKKTLVYHSGRAPKGQRTNWVMHEYKLIDEELDKAGIAQDAFVLCRIFQKSGAGPKNGEKYGAPFVEEEWEDDELEIVPKEEAVDEVEFGDDIYLDGHDLEQILGTDTPVDGAPPPFNRYCEENASNSGGTSNSFEDTEKWLQPPDEQESFDPAIEENANANPVKHEFMSEPSKNVNSEDVDYLLNEPIETATDTLQSNDGAFLEASDLSRPIDTSSFDMLEEYLTFFDADDDFQNMGFNPPMMTGGDDHVSDLASLADKNIGKVAEQPVAPSEEPADQKTNVASSSKLEPSKFGSDYKYPFMKQASCMLGGIPAPPAFASEFPSKDAAFRMNSSSEASSSIHVTAGYIQIRNMTMGGNGTDGLVGKHGNYNILLSFGLSQHADSSASLESVVSILPGKTISAASWCWFYYLFSWVLILSMSFKIGTLIRAT; this is translated from the exons ATGGAATCAAGGCGGTCGAAGAATTTGTTGGCGCCGGGGTTCAGATTTCACCCGACGGATGAGGAATTGGTGCGGTACTATCTCCGGCGAAAGATTATTGGGAAACCCTTGAGATTTGATGCAATATCGGAGATCGATATCTACAAAGTTGAACCATGGGACCTTCCTG GTATGTCAAGGCTGAAAACAAGAGATCTGGAATGGTACTTTTTTAGCATGCTTGATAAGAAGCATGGTAATGGAGCAAAGACCAATCGGGCGACGAAACGAGGCTACTGGAAGACAACTGGAAAGGACAGGGCTGTCCATCATAAGTCTAAGGTTGTCGGGATGAAGAAGACCCTAGTTTATCATAGTGGTCGGGCTCCAAAAGGTCAGAGGACTAATTGGGTTATGCATGAGTACAAACTAATTGATGAGGAGTTGGATAAAGCTGGAATTGCTCAG GATGCATTCGTGTTATGTAGAATCTTCCAGAAGAGTGGTGCAGGGCCAAAGAATGGGGAAAAGTATGGGGCACCTTTTGTTGAGGAGGAATGGGAGGATGATGAATTAGAAATTGTTCCCAAGGAGGAGGCTGTTGATGAAGTTGAATTTGGAGATGACATCTATTTAGATGGACATGACCTTGAGCAG ATTCTTGGGACTGACACACCTGTGGATGGTGCTCCACCTCCTTTCAACCGCTATTGCGAGGAAAATGCTAGCAACAGTGGGGGAACAAGTAACTCCTTTGAAGATACAGAAAAATGGCTTCAGCCACCAGACGAGCAGGAATCATTTGATCCTGCAATTGAAGAGAATGCGAATGCAAATCCAGTCAAGCATGAATTCATGAGTGAACCAAGCAAGAATGTGAACTCTGAAGATGTGGATTACTTGCTTAATGAACCAATTGAAACTGCAACTGATACCCTTCAATCCAATGATGGAGCATTCCTTGAAGCTAGTGATCTATCAAGACCCATTGATACGTCAAGTTTTGACATGCTTGAGGAGTACCTTACATTCTTTGATGCAGACGATGACTTCCAGAATATGGGTTTCAATCCACCGATGATGACTGGAGGTGATGATCATGTTTCTGACTTAGCATCTCTGGCTGACAAG AATATTGGCAAGGTAGCTGAACAACCTGTTGCACCCAGTGAAGAGCCTGCCGATCAGAAGACCAATGTTGCATCATCCTCGAAATTGGAACCATCTAAATTTGGATCAG ATTATAAGTATCCATTTATGAAGCAGGCAAGCTGCATGTTGGGGGGTATTCCTGCTCCTCCTGCATTTGCTTCAGAGTTCCCTTCAAAAGATGCAGCTTTCCGTATGAATTCTTCCTCAGAAGCATCCAGTTCAATCCATGTCACTGCTGGTTATATTCAAATAAGGAACATGACTATGGGTGGCAATGGAACAGACGGCTTGGTGGGCAAGCATGGGAATTACAACATTCTCCTATCTTTTGGCTTATCACAGCATGCTGATAGCTCCGCTAGCTTGGAATCAGTAGTTAGTATTCTTCCTGGGAAGACAATTTCGGCGGCATCCTGGTGCTGGTTCTATTATCTGTTCTCTTGGGTCCTTATTCTTTCCATGAGCTTCAAAATTGGGACCTTAATTCGTGCCACTTAA